The Argopecten irradians isolate NY chromosome 6, Ai_NY, whole genome shotgun sequence genome has a window encoding:
- the LOC138325020 gene encoding mucolipin-3-like isoform X2, translating to MSENQDLLKTEGIGRDISTDTSDSDEELPRKPTLQRRTEMRIMAENNEQPENNEDAEERPTPPLLRRVSSYYTPYLEDRLRRKLKFYFMGPHEKYKAKKKCPWKLLLQILKIIIVTIQLVIFGYERSEFVGYVEKNNLALKHLYLKNWDPSFETMPYPPATGKYAIYDIPKLVDYINFAVMRYNQTEELALGSVRFVHKDGQVRPMSFCSIHYLKGQIFENNDTYSLDAKTVTNCTDLILDSENFDILQYLGERNKSLKFDRILKIELRFHLKSYHLDIDNGLIAPECFKVMGKVVFDDSTRNGQMLIDLVTTLQEFDCKGDFSFQEAESRQRLGNTIFDIFVILVSVLSSVLCTRSVIRGLQLQKETVKFFKKRFRKDMPTSDKLEFVNFWYIMIVLNDILSVVGSSLKITIDNRHASSSSDNYDLCGLMLGTGNLLVWLGVLRYIGFFKTFNILVIVLKKAFPDIIRFLVCALIIYFGFMFAGWVVLGPYHIKFRHISTASECLFSLLNGDDMFVTFSATVTDNSLVWYYSRIYLYLFILLFICAVLNLFTGVILDTYEIIKEYAKEDSFPKSALDLFIEECNDPPSSHAYRREDGSCNPFSGCHCCCMRGDPDQPNEYTSLLN from the exons ATGTCGGAAAACCAGGATCTTTTGAAGACGGAAGGAATTGGACGAGATATATCAACAGATACCTCAGACAGTGACGAAGAACTACCAAGAAAGCCTACTCTGCAGCGTCGTACAG AAATGAGAATAATGGCCGAGAATAATGAACAGCCAGAGAACAATGAGGACGCTGAAGAGAGACCAACTCCCCCTTTGTTACGGAGAGTCTCCTCCTACTATACCCCATACCTGGAGGACAGGCTCCGCAGGAAACTCAAGTTTTACTTCATGGGGCCTCATGAAAAGTATAAAGCCAAAAAGAAATGTCCATGGAAACTGTTACTACAGATTCTGAAGATTATCATTGTCACAATACAG CTTGTTATATTTGGATATGAGAGATCTGAATTTGTTGGCTACGTTGAGAAAAACAACTTAGCTCTGAAACACTTGTACCTGAAAAATTGGGACCCAAGCTTTGAGACTATGCCCTATCCTCCAGCCACAGGCAAATACGCTATCTATGACATTCCAAAACTGGTGGACTATATCAACTTTGCAGTGATGCGG TACAATCAGACAGAGGAGCTTGCTTTAGGGTCAGTGAGATTCGTTCATAAGGATGGCCAGGTCAGACCAATGTCGTTTTGTAGTATACACTACCTTAAGGGACAAATCTTTGAAAACAACGACACCTACTCCTTAGATGCAAAAACTGTTACAA ATTGTACTGACCTGATTCTGGACAgtgaaaattttgatatattgcaATATCTGGGGGAGAGAAATAAGTCTCTTAAATTTGATAG gattttgaaaattgagcTGCGGTTTCACCTGAAGTCTTACCATTTAGATATTGACAATGGTCTGATTGCTCCGGAATGCTTCAAAGTGATGGGAAAG GTAGTGTTTGACGACAGTACCCGGAATGGTCAAATGTTGATAGATCTGGTTACCACTCTACAGGAATTTGACTGTAAGGGAGACTTCTCCTTCCAAG aggCTGAGTCCCGCCAGAGGTTGGGAAATACCATTTTTGATATCTTTGTGATACTGGTCAGTGTGTTGTCCAGTGTTTTGTGTACACGGTCAGTAATACGGGGACTACAATTACAGAAG GAGACTGTGAAGTTTTTCAAGAAACGTTTCAGAAAAGATATGCCTACCTCAGATAAACTGGAGTTTGTCAACTTCTGGTACATAATGATTGTTCTTAATGACATTTTATCTGTGGTCGGCTCATCACTGAAGATCACCATCGATAacagg CATGCCTCCAGCTCGTCTGATAACTACGACCTCTGTGGACTTATGTTGGGCACAGGAAACCTCCTTGTATGGTTGGGGGTCCTACGGTACATcggtttctttaaaacattcaaT ATTCTGGTGATTGTACTTAAGAAGGCCTTCCCTGACATTATACGCTTCCTGGTGTGTGCTCTCATTATCTACTTTGGCTTCATGTTTGCGGGGTGGGTAGTGCTCGGCCCCTACCACATAAAG TTCCGACATATAAGTACAGCGTCTGAGTGTTTATTTTCCCTCCTAAACGGCGACGACATGTTTGTCACCTTCTCGGCGACAGTGACCGACAACAGTCTAGTATGGTACTACAGTAGGATTTACCTGTATCTGTTCATCTTACTCTTTATCTGTGCTGTCCTCAATCTCTTCACCGGTGTCATCCTCGATACCTACGAAATCATCAag
- the LOC138325020 gene encoding mucolipin-3-like isoform X1 — MSENQDLLKTEGIGRDISTDTSDSDEELPRKPTLQRRTEMRIMAENNEQPENNEDAEERPTPPLLRRVSSYYTPYLEDRLRRKLKFYFMGPHEKYKAKKKCPWKLLLQILKIIIVTIQLVIFGYERSEFVGYVEKNNLALKHLYLKNWDPSFETMPYPPATGKYAIYDIPKLVDYINFAVMRYNQTEELALGSVRFVHKDGQVRPMSFCSIHYLKGQIFENNDTYSLDAKTVTNCTDLILDSENFDILQYLGERNKSLKFDRILKIELRFHLKSYHLDIDNGLIAPECFKVMGKVVFDDSTRNGQMLIDLVTTLQEFDCKGDFSFQEAESRQRLGNTIFDIFVILVSVLSSVLCTRSVIRGLQLQKETVKFFKKRFRKDMPTSDKLEFVNFWYIMIVLNDILSVVGSSLKITIDNRTARTATCQHASSSSDNYDLCGLMLGTGNLLVWLGVLRYIGFFKTFNILVIVLKKAFPDIIRFLVCALIIYFGFMFAGWVVLGPYHIKFRHISTASECLFSLLNGDDMFVTFSATVTDNSLVWYYSRIYLYLFILLFICAVLNLFTGVILDTYEIIKEYAKEDSFPKSALDLFIEECNDPPSSHAYRREDGSCNPFSGCHCCCMRGDPDQPNEYTSLLN; from the exons ATGTCGGAAAACCAGGATCTTTTGAAGACGGAAGGAATTGGACGAGATATATCAACAGATACCTCAGACAGTGACGAAGAACTACCAAGAAAGCCTACTCTGCAGCGTCGTACAG AAATGAGAATAATGGCCGAGAATAATGAACAGCCAGAGAACAATGAGGACGCTGAAGAGAGACCAACTCCCCCTTTGTTACGGAGAGTCTCCTCCTACTATACCCCATACCTGGAGGACAGGCTCCGCAGGAAACTCAAGTTTTACTTCATGGGGCCTCATGAAAAGTATAAAGCCAAAAAGAAATGTCCATGGAAACTGTTACTACAGATTCTGAAGATTATCATTGTCACAATACAG CTTGTTATATTTGGATATGAGAGATCTGAATTTGTTGGCTACGTTGAGAAAAACAACTTAGCTCTGAAACACTTGTACCTGAAAAATTGGGACCCAAGCTTTGAGACTATGCCCTATCCTCCAGCCACAGGCAAATACGCTATCTATGACATTCCAAAACTGGTGGACTATATCAACTTTGCAGTGATGCGG TACAATCAGACAGAGGAGCTTGCTTTAGGGTCAGTGAGATTCGTTCATAAGGATGGCCAGGTCAGACCAATGTCGTTTTGTAGTATACACTACCTTAAGGGACAAATCTTTGAAAACAACGACACCTACTCCTTAGATGCAAAAACTGTTACAA ATTGTACTGACCTGATTCTGGACAgtgaaaattttgatatattgcaATATCTGGGGGAGAGAAATAAGTCTCTTAAATTTGATAG gattttgaaaattgagcTGCGGTTTCACCTGAAGTCTTACCATTTAGATATTGACAATGGTCTGATTGCTCCGGAATGCTTCAAAGTGATGGGAAAG GTAGTGTTTGACGACAGTACCCGGAATGGTCAAATGTTGATAGATCTGGTTACCACTCTACAGGAATTTGACTGTAAGGGAGACTTCTCCTTCCAAG aggCTGAGTCCCGCCAGAGGTTGGGAAATACCATTTTTGATATCTTTGTGATACTGGTCAGTGTGTTGTCCAGTGTTTTGTGTACACGGTCAGTAATACGGGGACTACAATTACAGAAG GAGACTGTGAAGTTTTTCAAGAAACGTTTCAGAAAAGATATGCCTACCTCAGATAAACTGGAGTTTGTCAACTTCTGGTACATAATGATTGTTCTTAATGACATTTTATCTGTGGTCGGCTCATCACTGAAGATCACCATCGATAacagg ACAGCCAGGACCGCCACTTGTCAG CATGCCTCCAGCTCGTCTGATAACTACGACCTCTGTGGACTTATGTTGGGCACAGGAAACCTCCTTGTATGGTTGGGGGTCCTACGGTACATcggtttctttaaaacattcaaT ATTCTGGTGATTGTACTTAAGAAGGCCTTCCCTGACATTATACGCTTCCTGGTGTGTGCTCTCATTATCTACTTTGGCTTCATGTTTGCGGGGTGGGTAGTGCTCGGCCCCTACCACATAAAG TTCCGACATATAAGTACAGCGTCTGAGTGTTTATTTTCCCTCCTAAACGGCGACGACATGTTTGTCACCTTCTCGGCGACAGTGACCGACAACAGTCTAGTATGGTACTACAGTAGGATTTACCTGTATCTGTTCATCTTACTCTTTATCTGTGCTGTCCTCAATCTCTTCACCGGTGTCATCCTCGATACCTACGAAATCATCAag